A genomic stretch from Sinorhizobium terangae includes:
- a CDS encoding AAA family ATPase — protein sequence MHYSPDQVREDSVLTLDPRMPLAPTAVEETGLELSFMLRLAAKCAAEQDTVTPSHLSARMKLPKAVVNLLVKELVKLAFLEARGLAGEDVKSDIRYALSTKGREYAQAALRQSQYVGPAPVSLDAFCRQLEVQSIHHERVTQDRLTESLKGLVLSPSLVEKLGPAMNSGQSILLYGPPGNGKTSIAERSARLFLQTIWVPYAIEVGGFVISFYDEAVHQPVSEASGNPYPKGDQRWVECRRPVIKTGGELTLDLLDLAFSDGSNVYEAPLHLKASGGVFIIDDFGRQQVLPQALINRWIVPLERGYDFLTLHTGKKFKVPFDELVVFSTNIAPKDLSDEAGLRRLKYKIFVNNPSRQEYIRIFESYAREVAVEIKVSDLHLFYERKYSGASLASCYHPKYLLDFIGSYCDFNAMPKAASLEMLERAWEGVFTLD from the coding sequence ATGCACTATTCGCCCGATCAAGTCCGCGAAGACTCCGTGCTGACGCTCGATCCCCGAATGCCGCTCGCGCCGACGGCTGTGGAGGAAACCGGTCTTGAACTGTCCTTCATGCTGCGCCTGGCGGCAAAATGCGCAGCCGAGCAGGACACCGTCACCCCGTCGCATCTCTCCGCCCGGATGAAATTGCCAAAGGCGGTCGTCAACTTGCTGGTCAAGGAACTGGTAAAGCTTGCCTTCCTTGAAGCAAGAGGGCTCGCCGGCGAAGACGTCAAGTCCGACATCCGCTACGCGCTTTCGACGAAGGGCCGCGAATATGCCCAGGCGGCATTGCGGCAGTCGCAATATGTCGGGCCGGCGCCGGTGTCGCTCGATGCCTTCTGCCGGCAACTCGAAGTGCAGTCGATCCACCACGAGCGCGTGACCCAGGACCGATTGACCGAGAGTCTCAAGGGGCTGGTGCTGTCACCGTCGCTTGTCGAGAAGCTTGGTCCGGCGATGAATTCGGGTCAGTCGATCCTGCTCTACGGACCGCCGGGCAATGGCAAGACCAGCATCGCCGAACGCTCCGCGCGGCTGTTTCTCCAGACGATCTGGGTGCCCTACGCAATCGAGGTCGGCGGCTTCGTGATCAGCTTCTACGACGAGGCCGTGCACCAGCCCGTCTCCGAGGCTTCGGGAAATCCGTATCCCAAGGGCGACCAGCGATGGGTCGAATGCCGGCGGCCGGTGATCAAGACCGGCGGCGAACTGACACTCGACCTCCTCGATTTGGCCTTCAGCGACGGGTCGAACGTCTACGAGGCTCCGCTGCACCTCAAGGCCTCGGGAGGGGTGTTCATCATCGACGATTTCGGCCGCCAGCAGGTGCTGCCGCAAGCACTGATCAACCGCTGGATCGTGCCGCTCGAGCGCGGATATGACTTTCTTACGCTGCATACGGGCAAGAAGTTCAAGGTTCCGTTCGACGAGCTTGTGGTCTTCTCGACCAATATCGCTCCGAAGGATCTCTCCGACGAGGCGGGCCTGCGGCGCCTGAAATACAAGATATTTGTGAATAACCCGTCGCGGCAGGAATATATCCGGATCTTCGAGTCTTATGCGCGCGAAGTCGCGGTAGAGATAAAGGTCAGTGATTTGCACCTGTTCTATGAGCGCAAGTACAGCGGCGCGTCGCTCGCGTCCTGTTACCACCCGAAGTACCTC
- a CDS encoding type II secretion system F family protein: MSSEYGIYFIVFFSVLIFSGAASELIFRRREVGVRLSETSAKAGGEEFQLGDAAIADLGEAENRLIRRYFEITRRDTNANSTQNRLIRAGYFSASAVTVFQVIRAVICFGIVAVTVWALGRFLPELSQLAILVMAMFAAGIAFVLVNIYIDRRGDAKEREYRRLFPDFMDMLIVCLDAGMSLEAAANRVAREFVDKRKDFGLHLSIMMLEVRGGRRLREALANLAARLRIDEARALSVLFRQSEELGTSVTQTLRVYSKEIRDLRVVRAEEKANALPIKMLLPLGAFLFPVSLIIVLVPIVMRVVSVLTGLKPGG; encoded by the coding sequence ATGTCGAGCGAGTACGGGATCTACTTCATCGTCTTCTTCTCGGTGCTGATCTTTTCAGGCGCGGCGTCCGAACTGATCTTCCGGCGGCGCGAAGTCGGCGTCCGGCTGTCCGAGACGAGCGCGAAGGCGGGCGGCGAGGAATTCCAGTTGGGAGACGCCGCGATCGCCGATCTCGGCGAGGCGGAAAACCGCCTGATCCGCCGCTACTTCGAGATCACCCGACGTGACACGAACGCGAACTCCACCCAGAACCGGCTGATCCGTGCCGGCTATTTCAGCGCCAGCGCGGTGACGGTATTTCAGGTCATCCGCGCCGTCATATGCTTCGGCATCGTGGCGGTAACGGTCTGGGCTCTCGGCCGCTTCCTTCCCGAATTGTCGCAACTCGCTATCCTCGTGATGGCGATGTTTGCGGCCGGCATCGCCTTTGTCCTGGTCAACATCTATATCGACCGGCGCGGTGACGCGAAGGAGCGGGAATATCGCCGCCTGTTTCCCGATTTCATGGACATGCTGATCGTCTGCCTCGATGCGGGCATGAGCCTCGAAGCGGCGGCCAACCGCGTCGCCCGCGAATTCGTCGACAAGCGCAAGGATTTCGGCCTGCATCTCTCGATCATGATGCTGGAAGTGCGGGGCGGACGCCGGCTGCGCGAGGCCCTGGCCAATCTTGCCGCGCGATTGCGGATCGACGAGGCGCGGGCGCTTTCCGTGCTCTTCCGCCAGTCGGAGGAACTGGGAACCAGCGTGACCCAGACGCTGCGTGTCTACAGCAAGGAAATACGCGACCTTCGTGTCGTGCGGGCCGAGGAGAAGGCCAATGCCTTGCCGATCAAGATGCTGCTGCCGCTCGGCGCCTTTCTGTTTCCGGTGAGCCTCATCATCGTGCTCGTTCCCATCGTCATGCGTGTCGTTAGTGTTCTCACCGGCCTCAAGCCCGGCGGATAA
- a CDS encoding type II secretion system F family protein: MTLVLLYAAVFIAALISAEALLRGYFRTSERHKTVNRRLSLLDGSEDHGKAYRDMLKERGAGENWRSLPVMQRLRQLYTQSGIKFDAKRFALYTIAGAILVWLVVQFLVPSNLVRIPVFLAVSFLIPVLVVWRARASRMRKFTEKLPEALDVANRSLAAGHPLPAAIALVAREMPDPVGSEFGLLSDELTYGVTLDDALVNLSDRVGVEDLNLLAISLSVQAGTGGNLVEILQNLSKTLRDRSMLKAKVKAISSEGRITAIFMSLYPFLLYAMIKALSPTYFDPVWDSGYGSIVVSVLLVTMAIGNVILYKMVNFEY; the protein is encoded by the coding sequence ATGACGCTCGTCCTGCTTTACGCCGCCGTGTTCATCGCGGCGCTGATCTCCGCCGAAGCCCTTCTGCGCGGCTATTTCCGGACATCCGAACGCCACAAGACGGTGAACCGTCGCCTGAGCCTGCTCGATGGGAGTGAGGATCACGGCAAGGCCTACCGAGACATGCTGAAGGAGCGCGGTGCCGGCGAGAACTGGCGATCGCTTCCCGTAATGCAGCGGCTGAGGCAGCTCTACACCCAGTCCGGCATCAAGTTCGATGCCAAGCGGTTTGCGCTCTATACGATCGCCGGCGCGATCCTCGTCTGGCTGGTTGTCCAGTTCCTCGTGCCGAGCAACCTGGTCCGGATCCCGGTCTTTCTCGCGGTCTCATTCCTTATTCCCGTACTTGTCGTCTGGCGGGCACGGGCGAGCCGCATGCGCAAATTTACGGAAAAGCTTCCCGAGGCGCTCGACGTGGCCAACCGAAGCCTTGCGGCCGGGCATCCGCTGCCGGCGGCGATCGCCCTCGTTGCGCGTGAAATGCCCGATCCGGTCGGCAGCGAGTTTGGCCTTCTGTCGGACGAGCTGACCTATGGCGTGACGCTTGACGACGCGCTCGTCAACCTTTCCGACCGCGTGGGTGTCGAGGACCTGAACCTTTTGGCGATCTCGCTCAGCGTGCAGGCCGGGACCGGCGGCAATCTCGTCGAAATCCTGCAGAACCTTTCGAAGACCTTGCGCGACCGGTCGATGCTGAAGGCCAAGGTCAAGGCGATCTCGTCGGAAGGGCGGATCACCGCGATCTTCATGTCGCTCTATCCGTTCCTGCTTTACGCCATGATCAAGGCGCTCTCGCCGACCTATTTCGATCCTGTCTGGGACAGCGGCTATGGATCGATCGTCGTCAGCGTGCTGCTTGTCACCATGGCGATCGGCAATGTCATTCTCTACAAGATGGTCAACTTCGAGTACTGA
- a CDS encoding CpaF family protein: MATGFMGRFYKQPQPEEPDEPKSADVLPAGPAANTAAPAPQAAAADAVAEDASLGRDMVAERVNLHRYLLDRINLGILDTLDNEEIATEIRPLVKDYIRRNNFPLNAVEINDLIRDITDEMLGLGPIEPLLADETIADILINGHKSVYVERRGRLESTAVRFKDEDHLLRVINKIVSAVGRRVDESTPMVDARLKDGSRVNVAIRPISVDGPLVSIRKFTRKPLTLERLVENGAMANAMRILLSAAVKGKVSMIISGGTGSGKTTLLNALSSQISPAERLITIEDAAELQLQQPHVGRMETRPPTLDGRNEVRQRELLKNALRMRPDRIIVGEVRGEEAFDMLQAMNTGHEGSMTTIHANTPRDAVGRLEQMVGMAGMPMSQLSIRSQIASAITLIVQVQRLSDGSRRIVSISEITGMEGDVVQMQEIMRFKKTGTGEDGRIQGEFRATGLRPRFIEEFAEVGIAVPAAIFEPGRPLQTGPAQS, from the coding sequence ATGGCAACCGGGTTCATGGGACGTTTCTACAAGCAGCCGCAGCCGGAGGAGCCCGACGAGCCGAAAAGCGCCGATGTCCTTCCCGCCGGCCCGGCCGCGAACACGGCTGCCCCGGCGCCTCAGGCCGCAGCGGCGGATGCCGTGGCCGAGGATGCATCGCTCGGCCGGGACATGGTGGCCGAACGCGTCAACCTGCACCGCTATCTGCTCGACCGGATCAACCTCGGCATTCTCGACACGCTCGACAACGAAGAGATCGCCACCGAGATCAGGCCGCTCGTCAAGGACTATATCCGGCGCAACAATTTTCCTCTGAACGCCGTGGAGATCAATGACCTGATCCGCGACATCACCGACGAGATGCTCGGCCTCGGGCCGATCGAGCCGCTGCTCGCCGACGAGACCATCGCCGACATCCTGATCAACGGCCACAAGAGTGTCTATGTGGAGCGTCGCGGCAGGCTCGAGAGCACCGCGGTCCGCTTCAAGGACGAGGATCACCTGCTGCGGGTGATCAACAAGATCGTCTCGGCTGTCGGCCGCCGTGTCGATGAATCGACGCCGATGGTCGATGCCCGCCTCAAGGATGGATCGCGTGTCAACGTGGCGATCCGGCCGATCTCGGTCGACGGCCCGCTGGTTTCGATCCGCAAGTTCACCCGCAAGCCGCTGACGCTGGAGCGCCTCGTCGAAAACGGCGCAATGGCGAACGCCATGCGCATCCTCCTGAGCGCTGCGGTCAAGGGCAAGGTGTCGATGATCATTTCGGGCGGCACCGGTTCGGGCAAGACGACGCTGCTCAATGCTCTTTCGTCGCAGATTTCGCCGGCCGAGCGTCTGATCACCATCGAGGATGCGGCCGAACTGCAGCTCCAGCAGCCGCATGTCGGCCGGATGGAAACCCGGCCGCCGACGCTTGACGGCCGCAACGAGGTTCGTCAGCGCGAGCTCCTGAAAAACGCACTGCGCATGCGGCCCGACCGCATCATCGTCGGCGAAGTGCGCGGCGAGGAAGCGTTTGACATGCTGCAAGCGATGAACACCGGCCACGAAGGATCGATGACGACCATCCATGCCAACACCCCGCGCGATGCCGTCGGGCGACTGGAACAGATGGTGGGCATGGCCGGCATGCCGATGTCGCAGCTCAGCATCCGCTCGCAGATAGCCTCCGCCATCACACTCATCGTTCAGGTACAGCGTCTGAGCGACGGCAGCCGCAGGATCGTCTCGATTTCCGAGATCACCGGCATGGAGGGCGACGTCGTCCAGATGCAGGAAATCATGCGCTTCAAGAAAACCGGGACGGGAGAGGATGGCCGCATCCAGGGCGAGTTCCGCGCAACGGGCCTGCGCCCGCGCTTTATCGAGGAATTCGCCGAAGTCGGGATTGCGGTGCCCGCAGCGATCTTCGAGCCCGGCAGACCATTGCAAACGGGGCCCGCCCAGTCATGA
- a CDS encoding L,D-transpeptidase, giving the protein MILRIRATSAQTPEQRTAGAPLRAIFVAAALALIASPATVLATGLVPRSLGPATGTVVTAEQKYPAGTIVIVSDNRTLDLVVSGNRAIRYRIGVGRDGFRWSGVVKVGRKAEWPDWRPPAEMKARVAGLPELVPAGPLNPMGARGIYLYRGRADTLYRIHGTNEQSTVGDFASSGCFRMSNADVIDLYDRVKVGTTVIVK; this is encoded by the coding sequence ATGATCCTACGCATCCGGGCGACCAGCGCACAAACGCCGGAGCAACGGACGGCCGGAGCGCCTCTGCGGGCGATCTTCGTGGCAGCCGCGCTCGCGCTTATCGCCTCCCCGGCCACGGTTCTGGCGACCGGCCTCGTGCCGCGAAGCCTGGGACCGGCAACCGGCACCGTGGTGACCGCGGAGCAGAAATACCCGGCCGGGACGATCGTCATCGTCAGCGACAACCGCACGCTCGATCTCGTCGTCTCCGGCAACCGTGCGATCCGCTACAGGATCGGCGTCGGCCGCGACGGCTTCCGCTGGAGCGGCGTCGTGAAGGTCGGCCGAAAGGCCGAATGGCCCGACTGGCGTCCGCCAGCCGAGATGAAGGCGAGGGTGGCAGGGCTACCCGAACTCGTGCCGGCCGGCCCGCTCAATCCGATGGGCGCGCGCGGGATCTATCTCTACCGGGGAAGGGCCGACACGCTCTATCGCATTCACGGGACCAACGAGCAGTCAACGGTCGGCGATTTTGCCTCCTCCGGATGCTTCCGCATGAGCAATGCCGACGTCATCGATCTCTATGACCGGGTGAAAGTCGGAACCACGGTGATCGTGAAATAG
- a CDS encoding pilus assembly protein — MTAHMNFVASTKILVLSDDAAAASFMLDTFGSLSRYEVRHMALKALGDAARFDPTQFNLIVLDVDNGEMLNRPELFAFRGRHRDIPLVVVSEDLPNEMLRLLFRLNGNDWLKKPLERRSLIDMISTHAPGNGASDSRVHAVVSAVGGAGASVISSSLAHALAQPMKNATPRVDLFDMDFSSGSLGYYLNLVSDYDLKPVIANPSRVDLEFIDLVRKRHSGGFSLLSFKQPSVLLAAKGAELVLRMLDVAAFESDHTVIDMPHYETPWKSDVLSSVNSVYIVTEMTIPALHQAKDLFLNLVRLRGNADSIFVVINKYRTKLFSLGVRRQQVDKVFKDTRAHIVAYDWDTLSEALNRGVLPFEVNARSGFCKAVNKLGALVR; from the coding sequence ATGACAGCTCATATGAACTTCGTGGCATCCACCAAGATCCTTGTCCTTTCCGACGACGCGGCGGCTGCGAGCTTCATGCTCGACACGTTCGGTTCGCTGTCGCGTTACGAGGTGCGCCATATGGCGCTGAAGGCGCTGGGTGACGCCGCGCGGTTCGATCCGACGCAGTTCAATCTGATCGTGCTCGATGTCGACAACGGCGAAATGCTGAACCGCCCGGAGCTTTTTGCCTTCCGCGGACGCCATCGCGACATTCCGCTCGTCGTCGTCTCGGAAGATCTGCCGAACGAAATGCTGCGGCTGCTCTTCCGGCTGAACGGCAACGATTGGCTGAAGAAGCCGCTGGAGCGCCGGTCGCTGATCGACATGATCTCGACGCATGCGCCGGGAAACGGGGCGTCCGACAGCCGGGTTCACGCGGTCGTCTCCGCCGTGGGCGGCGCGGGCGCCAGCGTCATTTCATCGTCGCTCGCCCATGCGCTGGCGCAGCCCATGAAAAATGCCACGCCGCGCGTCGACCTGTTCGACATGGACTTTTCCTCCGGGTCGCTCGGCTATTATCTCAACCTTGTCAGCGATTACGACCTGAAGCCCGTCATCGCCAATCCGTCGCGCGTCGATCTCGAATTCATCGACCTGGTGCGCAAGCGTCACTCGGGCGGCTTTTCCCTGCTGTCGTTCAAGCAGCCCTCGGTGCTGCTCGCGGCCAAGGGGGCCGAACTGGTGTTGCGCATGCTGGACGTCGCGGCTTTCGAGAGCGACCACACGGTCATCGACATGCCGCATTACGAGACGCCGTGGAAAAGCGACGTGCTTTCGTCCGTCAACAGCGTCTACATCGTGACCGAAATGACGATCCCGGCACTCCACCAGGCGAAGGACCTCTTCCTCAACCTGGTGCGGCTGCGCGGCAATGCGGACTCGATCTTCGTCGTTATCAACAAATACCGCACCAAGCTCTTCAGCCTTGGCGTGCGCCGGCAGCAGGTGGACAAGGTCTTCAAGGACACGCGCGCGCACATCGTTGCCTATGACTGGGACACGCTGAGTGAAGCGCTGAACCGCGGCGTGCTGCCCTTCGAGGTGAACGCGCGCTCCGGCTTCTGCAAGGCTGTCAACAAGCTCGGAGCGCTTGTCCGATGA
- a CDS encoding TadE/TadG family type IV pilus assembly protein, protein MVTSLPRVRFRQDESGIALSEALITFPIVLLVFAAFVEFGYAMSQWNQTVKALQYGARLAAVSDPLTSDFDAAFPVEAADPVNNGTATPNDATISSTCGPALANCSAELSRIVTGSDGDCAAGDPRPGICDLNWRIQPENLVVTYQRSGLGYWGRPEGAVLTMRMEVRDITFDLPVLGALLGLDDITIPAHPVTITTEDLKTCSTC, encoded by the coding sequence ATGGTGACTTCTCTACCGCGCGTACGCTTCCGCCAGGACGAGAGCGGCATCGCGCTCTCCGAGGCGCTGATCACCTTTCCCATCGTGCTTCTGGTCTTCGCGGCCTTCGTCGAGTTCGGCTATGCCATGTCGCAATGGAACCAGACGGTGAAGGCGCTGCAATATGGCGCGAGACTGGCGGCTGTTTCCGATCCGCTGACCAGCGATTTCGACGCAGCGTTTCCGGTGGAAGCAGCCGACCCGGTGAACAACGGCACGGCAACGCCCAACGATGCGACGATCTCTTCCACTTGCGGCCCGGCTCTTGCGAACTGCAGCGCCGAGCTGAGCCGGATCGTTACCGGCAGCGACGGCGACTGCGCGGCGGGCGACCCGCGTCCGGGCATCTGCGATCTCAACTGGCGCATCCAGCCGGAGAATCTGGTGGTCACCTATCAGCGCTCAGGCCTCGGCTATTGGGGCCGGCCCGAGGGGGCGGTGCTGACCATGCGTATGGAAGTCCGCGACATCACCTTCGACCTGCCCGTGCTCGGCGCCCTGCTCGGGCTCGACGATATCACCATACCAGCCCATCCGGTGACGATAACGACGGAAGACCTGAAGACGTGCTCAACCTGCTGA
- a CDS encoding TadE/TadG family type IV pilus assembly protein produces the protein MIALGAFIRRRFRFSFWSRDEGAVLAEALIAVPFVTFFAAGILEFGNIFWERMQIDAGLRDAGRYLSRCRPTSPTYTSTCSQATAKLIAFYGTQSPAVNATLRVPGWGPNLADITVNAVGADGTFTIETAHLYEASPFFAWLGIDAITINASHEERYMGW, from the coding sequence ATGATCGCGCTTGGGGCTTTCATTCGTCGCCGCTTCCGTTTCTCCTTCTGGTCGAGGGACGAAGGGGCGGTGCTGGCCGAGGCGTTGATCGCGGTTCCGTTCGTGACGTTCTTTGCGGCCGGTATTCTCGAGTTCGGCAACATCTTCTGGGAGCGCATGCAGATCGATGCCGGCCTGCGCGACGCCGGGCGCTATCTCTCGCGCTGCCGGCCGACGTCTCCGACCTACACATCGACCTGCTCGCAGGCGACCGCGAAACTGATCGCCTTCTACGGCACGCAGAGCCCGGCGGTGAACGCGACGCTGCGTGTGCCCGGCTGGGGGCCCAATCTTGCCGACATCACGGTCAATGCGGTCGGCGCCGACGGGACGTTTACCATCGAGACGGCGCATCTCTACGAAGCCTCTCCGTTCTTTGCCTGGCTCGGCATCGATGCGATCACCATCAACGCCTCGCACGAAGAGAGGTACATGGGATGGTGA
- a CDS encoding TadE/TadG family type IV pilus assembly protein, whose protein sequence is MPMLRKAIKSFWDDRRGYVIALTLISMPLLLGFSLLVIDVGRTGNLHTDLQNAVDAMALAGARELDGRDDAITRADAAIEALANSAAFGGGGTGMSLGSYITVAYDADDDAASTVTVTYLKEIPASDDDAITAAMVATTASEASYARVVAKDQAMTTIFPLPVGFNRDTINVSAEAVAVYRASACDVTPIYICNPFEPPGNTSAAANEQAIEALHTNFATGNLYGRQIELHSTSSSAPGPGNFGFLGTYGNGANVLAEALATGSPGVCYKQHALETKTGAMAGPVEAGLNTRFGFYSGSFGSAHDNGRYRPARNVRSAQTQTGGANKICGDYNPVMAGSTVGDTTRAVPLGYGASMTSLAGGKISSGNNWQYGTYWNVAQGTAAPSVGTILSNYSSYPSSTGSPSQPSAYDVYRYELNNSTLINHASANGETGAPLTGGQCYTGPDLSNYTSGDYGDRREIFAAIVNCGYENAVGHLNGHKETQAVAFARMFLTKPAIKDGGERYLSLEMIDITGKGGRGTLDEFLREEAELVR, encoded by the coding sequence ATGCCAATGTTGCGTAAGGCTATCAAAAGCTTCTGGGACGATCGTCGTGGCTACGTCATTGCCCTGACGCTGATTTCCATGCCGCTGCTGCTCGGCTTTTCCCTGCTCGTCATCGATGTCGGCCGCACCGGCAACCTGCACACCGACCTCCAGAACGCCGTCGATGCCATGGCGCTCGCGGGCGCCCGCGAACTCGACGGCCGCGACGACGCGATCACCCGAGCCGACGCGGCAATCGAAGCGCTCGCCAACAGCGCTGCCTTCGGCGGCGGTGGGACGGGGATGTCGCTCGGCTCCTACATCACCGTTGCCTATGATGCGGATGATGATGCCGCGAGCACGGTTACCGTCACGTACCTGAAGGAGATTCCCGCGAGCGACGACGATGCGATCACCGCAGCCATGGTCGCGACGACAGCGAGCGAGGCATCCTACGCCCGGGTTGTCGCCAAGGACCAGGCGATGACGACGATCTTCCCGCTTCCGGTCGGCTTCAATCGCGACACGATCAATGTTTCCGCCGAGGCTGTTGCGGTCTATCGGGCGAGCGCCTGTGACGTGACGCCGATCTATATCTGCAATCCGTTCGAGCCGCCCGGCAACACCAGCGCTGCCGCAAACGAACAGGCGATCGAGGCGCTGCACACGAATTTCGCGACCGGTAATCTTTATGGGCGGCAGATCGAACTACACAGCACGTCCTCGTCCGCGCCGGGACCCGGAAACTTCGGGTTTTTGGGGACCTACGGCAATGGCGCGAACGTGCTGGCTGAAGCGCTGGCCACGGGTTCGCCGGGCGTGTGCTACAAGCAACACGCGCTGGAGACGAAGACCGGTGCAATGGCCGGGCCGGTCGAGGCGGGGCTCAATACGCGCTTCGGCTTCTATTCGGGGTCATTCGGGAGTGCGCATGACAACGGCCGCTACAGGCCGGCACGCAACGTGCGCTCCGCCCAGACGCAAACGGGCGGCGCCAACAAGATCTGCGGCGACTACAACCCGGTCATGGCCGGGAGCACCGTCGGCGACACTACCCGGGCCGTGCCGCTCGGCTACGGAGCGTCCATGACATCGCTTGCCGGCGGCAAGATCAGCAGCGGCAACAATTGGCAGTACGGGACCTATTGGAACGTGGCCCAGGGGACCGCCGCTCCCTCGGTCGGGACGATCCTGAGCAACTATTCCAGCTACCCGTCGTCCACCGGCTCGCCGTCGCAGCCATCGGCCTATGACGTCTATCGTTACGAGCTCAACAATTCCACTCTCATCAATCACGCCTCGGCAAATGGCGAGACGGGCGCGCCCTTGACAGGTGGCCAATGCTATACCGGGCCAGACCTTTCAAACTATACGAGTGGTGACTATGGCGATCGCCGCGAGATTTTCGCCGCCATCGTCAACTGCGGTTACGAAAACGCCGTCGGCCACCTGAACGGCCACAAGGAGACGCAGGCCGTCGCCTTCGCCCGCATGTTCCTGACCAAGCCCGCGATCAAGGATGGTGGCGAGCGCTATCTGTCGCTGGAAATGATCGACATCACTGGCAAAGGCGGTCGCGGCACGCTCGACGAGTTCCTGCGTGAAGAGGCGGAGTTGGTCCGATGA
- a CDS encoding pilus assembly protein, which translates to MWEANLPLRRNKRALLVIAAASLVSGCADYLNHRDTITFGLGNAVEANKGIHTQEPFPRVAQNTRIASDGKVINRVIRNYQGGGNGGAAPTPTAVILPGATMPPGTGGGNNGGNGGGY; encoded by the coding sequence ATGTGGGAGGCCAACTTGCCGTTGCGAAGAAATAAGCGCGCACTGCTGGTCATCGCCGCCGCGAGTCTCGTTTCCGGCTGTGCCGACTACCTCAATCACCGCGACACGATCACCTTCGGGCTTGGCAACGCGGTGGAAGCCAACAAGGGCATCCACACGCAGGAACCTTTCCCGCGGGTGGCGCAGAACACGCGCATTGCCAGTGACGGCAAGGTGATCAACCGGGTCATCCGCAACTATCAGGGCGGCGGTAACGGCGGCGCCGCGCCGACGCCCACGGCTGTGATCCTGCCGGGGGCCACGATGCCGCCCGGCACGGGCGGCGGCAACAATGGCGGCAACGGCGGGGGATACTGA